Proteins from one Cryptomeria japonica chromosome 4, Sugi_1.0, whole genome shotgun sequence genomic window:
- the LOC131079097 gene encoding uncharacterized protein LOC131079097 — MDNAMCFRSEEFIDFCKSYGIRIFYASSYHPQGSGQAKASNKGIMKIIRRTLEKNKKAWASNFKMVVWANKITIKKAIGKSPFELVVYGTQVRLPVNNLLLVYRFIPENGMDMSEPRNERIDQIIELDEVRDEAHRKNLKLQHKRKYLFDKKASNMKFD, encoded by the coding sequence ATGGACAACGCTATGTGTTTCAGATCTGAAGAGTTTATTGATTTCTGCAAGTCATATGGTATAAGAATATTTTATGCATCGTCGTATCACCCACAAGGTAGTGGACAAGCTAAAGCTAGCAACAAGGGTATCATGAAGATTATTAGAAGGACTCTTGAGAAGAATAAGAAGGCATGGGCCTCAAATTTTAAAATGGTAGTATGGGCTAACAAAATAACAATCAAGAAGGCTATTGGTAAATCACCTTTTGAGCTGGTGGTGTATGGGACCCAAGTGAGATTGCCAGTGAATAATTTGTTGCTTGTATACAGATTCATCCCTGAAAATGGtatggacatgtcagagccaaggAATGAAAGGATTGATCAAATTATTGAATTGGATGAGGTTAGAGATGAAGCCCATaggaagaacttgaagttgcagcACAAAAGAAAATATTTGTTTGACAAGAAAGCATCAAACATGAAGTTTGATTGA